The following is a genomic window from Candidatus Rokuibacteriota bacterium.
CGTAGTTGTACGAGAGCCCCACCAGGAGGGCGCCCACGAGGGAGCCCGTGACGCTGCCGAGGCCGCCGAAGATCACGACGATGAAGGCGAAGATGAGCTGCTCGGCGCCCATGGTCGAGCGCACCGACTGGCCGAACATCGCCCACATGAGACCGCCGAGGGCCGCCAGCGCCGAGCCGGCGGCGAAGATGCCCGTGAAGTAGCGGTAGATGTTGTAGCCCATCACCTGGATCATCTCGCCGCTCTCGACCCCGGCCCGGACGATGAGCCCGACCTTGGTCCGGGTGAGCACGAGCAGCATCGCCACGTAGACGAGGGCGCCGAGCACGATGGCCACCACCGGGAAGCGCAGGACGATCACGTCCGCCACGTCCCAGGAGCCCTGGAAGGCTCCGGGCAGCGGCATCACCTGGTCGTTGGGCCCCCAGACGATGCGGATCAGCTCCTCGAGGACGATGGTGGCCCCGAGCGTGATCAGGATCTGGAACATGTGCTTGCCGTACACCGGCCTCACGATCACGCGCTCCAGGATCACGCCGAGGCCGACGGCCACCAGCATGGCCGCGAGGATGGCCAGGAGCAGCAGGAGGAGGTTGAGCGGAAGCGACGGAGAGGCGGCCCACCCCCAGCGCCCGTCGAGCGCCAGCACCACGCTGAAGCCCACGTAGGCGCCCCAGGAGAAGAGCGCGCCGTGGGCGAAGTTGAGCACGTCCATGAGCCCGAAGATGAGCGTGAGCCCGGAGGCCACCAGGAAGATCAGCATGCCCATGGCCAGCCCGCCGACGGTCAGGGTCGCGTAGGTGCGGGGCTCGATGAAGGCCAGCGGCACGAGCAGGAGGGCCCCGGTGGCGAGCCCCGGCGCAACACCCCTCATATGCCGAGGTACTTCTTCTTCAGCGCGGCGTCCTCGACCAGCGCCGCCATGGCTCCCGAGTGCACCGTCCGGCCGTCGTCGATCAGGTAGAACCAGTCCCCCAGCGCCCGCGCCATGGCGAAGTTCTGCTCCACGAGCAGCACCGTGGCGTGCTCCTTCACGGCCCGGAGCGCCTCCACCAGGTGCTCGACGATGATGGGCGCCAGCCCCTTCGACGGCTCGTCGACGAGCAGGAGCCGGTTCGGGTTCACGAACGCCCGCGCGATGGAGAGCATCTGCTTCTGACCGCCGCTCAGCGTGCCCGCAGGCGCCCGCCGGAAGCGCTGGAGGTCCGGGAAGAGCGCGAAGATCTGCTCGAGGCGGTCCCGGCTCTGGGGTCCGTCGGACAGCGTCGCCACGCGCAGGTTCTCGTCCACGCTCAGGCCCGCGAAGATCCCCTGCCCTTCCGGCACATAGCCCACGCCGAGCCGGACGATCTCGTAGGGCGGCAGGCGGTGGATCTCCCGCCCGGCGTAGCGGATGGCGCCGCGGGAGGGGTGGAGCAGCCCCACGATGGTGCGCAGGGTGGTGGTCTTGCCTGCCCCGTTCCGCCCCAGGAGCACCGTGCAGGCGTCGGGACGGATCCGGAGCGAGACGCCCTGCAGGATGTGGTGCTGGCCGATGAAGGTGTGGATGTCGTCCAGCGCCAGGATGGGCTCGGCCCCGACACGGGCCACCGCGGGCTCAGCCACCGGCCCCCCCGCCGCCGAAGTACGCGGCCTGGACGGCCGGGTCGGCGCTCACGGCCTCCGGGGGACCCTCGGCGATGAGCCGGCCGTCCTTGAGGACGGCGATGGAGTCCGACAGCGCCATCACCATGTCGATCTTGTGCTCCACCAGGAGGACGGTGCGGTCGCGCCGCTCCTTGATCCGCTCGATGAGGCCGATGATGGCGGGCACCTCCTCGAGCGACATGCCGGCCGTGGGCTCGTCGAGCAGCAGCACCTCGGGCTCCAGCGCGAGCAGGATGGCCATCTCGAGCTTCCGCTTCTCGCCATGGGCCAGCTCCGAGGCCGGCGCCCGCCACTTGGACTCCAGCAGCACCGTCTGGAGGATGGCGTAGGCCCGGTCCTCCAGCTCCGGGAAGCTCCGGTAGTGGCGCCACACGTTGAAGCGGAGGCGCGCCCGGGCCTGCGCGGCCAGCCGCACGTTCTCCAGCACGGACAGCGTGGCGAAGATGTTGGTGAGCTGGAAGGAGCGCCCGATCCCGAGCGCGGTCCGGGCCGAGGCGCGAAGGCCGGTCACGTCCCGGCCCTTGAAGTACACGCGCCCCTCGGTGGGGCGGTACTGGCCGCTGAGGAGGTTGAAGAAGGTGGTCTTGCCGGCGCCATTGGGGCCGATGATGGACGTGAGCGCGCGAGGCCTGATCGACAGCGTCACGTGATCCACCGCCACGTGGCCGCCGAAGCGGATGGTGAGATCCCGCGTCGAGATGACCGGCGGCTCGCCGCCTCGCTCCGCTCGGGGGATCACCATATCCGCTCGCCTCGCCGTGAGGCACGGCTCAGCTCGCCCTGCAACGTCACGCTCAGGCGCTATCTCCCCTTCAGGAAGGCGCGGAGCGCGGTCCTGACGCGGGGGTTCTTCCCCAGCAGCACCGTGTAGTGGTTGGTGTGCGGCACCACCACCAGCTTCGACCGCGGGATCCCCGCGGCCATGGCCCGCCCCTCCTCCTGCGTCATGAGGCAGTCGGTGGGCGTCAGGAGCCCGTCGGGGGCGCGGAAGATCAGGGTGGGGCACTTCACCTGGTGGTGGAGCACCCAGAGGCGCTCCCGCTGGAGATTGCGCAGCTCCTCCTCGATGGCGTGCTTGGCGACCTTCGAGCGGACGGCGCCCGACGGGAGCGTCTCCACATCGTAGCGGAAGTAGCGCTCCAGGTAATCGTTCCAGCGGCCCTCGAACATCGGGAAGCTCCGGAGCAGCCCGAGGAACGTCTCGAGAGACGGGAACTCCATCCCCAGCCGGTTGATGGCCGGCGCCAGGGAGTCGAGCACCTCCGCCCGGACGTCGAGCCCGCCATCCACCAGGACGAGCCTGGAGACGCGGCCCGGGTGGCGCGCCGCGAAGCGGACGCCGATATGGGCGCCCAGGGAATGCCCCATGATCACGGCCTTCTTGAGCTCGAAGCGGTCGAGCAGGCCGAGGAGATCCGCGCAGTGATGCTCGAGGCTGTAGCCCGACTCCGGCTTGTCGCTCTCCCCGCGCCCGCGGAGATCATAGGCGATGAGCCGGTGGTCGGGAGCGAGCGCATCGGCCATGCTCGCCCAGCAGGTGTGATTGGCCGTGAGGCCGTGCACGCACACCAGCGCCGGGCCCCGGCCCGGCCACTCGTGCGCGGCCAGCGAGAGACCGTCGACGGCGACGCGGGTCATGGCGTGCCCCCCGCTACCGCTTGTTGAGGATTGGGGGCGCCGTCTCCTGGGGGGACAGCTCCTTGAGCAGGCTCGGCACGAGCCAGGGCACGTCCGGCTTCGAGACGAACTTGAAGGCGTACATCGACTGCAGGGCCTGGTGGTCCTCCTTGCGGAAGATCATCTTTCCCTTGGGGGTGTTGAACTCCATGCCCTCCATGGCCGCGATGAGCTTCTCCGTGTCCGTGCCGCCCGCCTTCCGGATGGCCGTCACCGCCGCCATGGCCGCCGCGAAGCCGCCACAGGTGAAGAAGTCGGGCGGCTGCTTGAAGCGCGTCTGATGCTCCTTGACCAGCCAGTCGTTCATCGGGTTCTTCGGCAGCTCGTGGTAGTAGTATGCGCCACCCACCATGCCCTCGAGCCCCATGGCCTTCATGGCCTTGAGCACGTCCAGCACGTTGCTGCCGCTCGCCAGCGTGATCCCGTACTTGTCCAGGCGGTTGGCGACGAGCTGCGGGAAGGGGCCCCCCTTGCCCGCCCAGATCACGAACACGTACTTGGCCCCCGGCTTGTCCTTGAGTGCCCCGATGATCTTCTGGATGGACGCCGTGAAGTCGGTGGCCTGGATGGGCGCGTACTCCTCGTGGACGACCTTGGCGCCGAGCTTCTCCACCGCGGCCTTGTAGGCGGCCACGCCGTCCTTCCCGAAGGCGTAGTCCTGGGCGATGGTGGCGATGGACACGCCCGGCTTGGCCACGGCCAGCGCGTTGGCGATGGCGTCCTGCCCGGAGTTGCGGCCGGTGCGGAAGATGTAGCGGTTCCAGTGCTCGCCGGTGATGCTGTCGGCCACGGCGGGCTCGACGATCAGCACCTTCTTGAACTCCGCCGCCACCGGGAGCACGGCCAGCGCCGCGGCGCTGCTGGTCGTCCCCACCACGAGGTCCACCTTGTCGTCGGCGTACAGCTTGGTCACCTTCTGCTTGGCCACGTCGGGCTTGAGCTGGTCGTCCTCGATGAGGAGCTCGATCTTGCGCCCCAGGAGCTCCAGCTTGCCGCCCGTCGCATGCTCGAGGCCCAGCTTGAAGCCGGTGATGACCTGCTTGGCGTACACCTCGAAGGGGCCGCTGATCCCCTGGACCAGGCCGATCTTGATGGGCCCCTGCGCCTGGGCCGAGCCCGGCCAGAGGAGCCCCAGACCTAGCAACCCTGCGCCGACCATTGCCGTCCACCTGGTTCTCATTGGCCCTTCCTCCGTTGATCCGGCTCCTGGCCGGACCTGGCTTGCGTGACCGCCCCGGCTGCCATTGCCCTGGCAGCCGGGGGGCACCGTATCAGGAGTTACGCAGCGCGTCAAGGTGAAACACGCCTCGCCAGACCGAGGCCAGCCGGCGGCCGAAGCCCGCTCCCGGGCCCGCCAGCCACTGCTTCGTCGAGCTATAACCGAACTGCAGCGCGAGCCGGCTCGCCTCGAAGCCCATGGAGGGGCCGAAGAGAGGGGAGTCGCCCGGCGGCGGCTGGAGCAGATGGATCTCCACGTCCGGCCGGCGCAGGGCCAGCTCGCGCAGCCCCAGCTCCAGGAGATTCTGGCTGTTGATGCGTCCCACCTGCTCGAGGATGCCGTAGAACCCGTGCTTCCGGAGCGGCGGCGGCTCGTCACCCAGGGCCCGGAGGGGCACCAGCGGATTCACCACCAGGACGAGCCTGGCGCCGGCGTCGACGGCGAGATCGGTGTGCCCCGTGTGCCCCACGTCGCCATCCACGTAGTCGCGCCCGCCCACCGTGAAGGGAGCGAAGAAGCCGGGAATGGCCGAGGACGCCGCGATGGCCTCCGAGATCGGCGTCTCCGCGCGCCGACCCACGCCGAAGACCACCCGCTCCGCCCGATCGAGGTCCATCGCGGGGATCATGAGCGTCCGCGGACACCTGCGGAAATCGTTCGACAGCCCCTTGAGCGAGAAGGTGCGCCGCATGAACTCCTCGAGCTGCCTCACCGAGAAGAACCCGTCGGGCATGCTGTCCTGGCTGCGCGCGAGCAGGTCCGGCCAGTCGAGGCCGAACCCCCTCACCAGATTCTTGCCCACCGCCCAGATGAGCTGGGCGAAGTTGCGGGCGGCCCCGGCGAAGGCCCCCTTGTGGAAGACCGAGCTCCGCTGGAAGTTCAGCGGGTCGTCGCGCCCGTCCTCGAGGATCCGGTAGAGCGTGAGCGGCGGCACCCCGTTGGCCATGAGCGCGGCGACGACCGAGCCGGCGCTCGACCCCACGTAGAGGTCGAAGTCGTTGGCGCGGAACTCCGGGAGGTCCTCGTCCAGCGCGGCCAGCGCGCCCACCTCGTACATGCCGCCGATGACGCCGCCCCCCGCCAGCACCAGCGCCCGCTTGGCGGGAGCGCGGCGCCCCGGCAGGCGGGCCAGCCATTCCCTCAGCACCGCGCCCCTCCTCACCAGCGGATGAGGGTCGCTCCCCAGGAGAAGCCGGTCCCGAAGGCGGCCAGCAGGATCAGGTCTCCGTCCTTGATCCGGCCCTGCGTCAACGCCTCGTGGAGGCAAATGGGGACCGACGCGGCGGCCGTGTTGCCGTAGCGCTCGAGGTTGTTGTACGCGCGCTCGCGGGGAATCTTGAAGGTCTCCGCCACGGCCTCGATGATCCGCATGTTCGCCTGGTGGAAGATGAACAGGTCCACATCCGACGCCTGGAGCGCATTGGCCTCCAGGCACTCCCGCACCACCTCGCGAAAGCGGCGCACGGCCTGGACGAAGACGGTCCGCCCGTTCATGCGCGGGAGCGAGCGCCCGTCCTCGATCTTCTTCTTCGAGACCGGCGGGAAGGTCGAGGAGCCCCACAGCTCCCCTGCCAGCGCGTCGAGGTGGGACCCGTCGGAATGGAGATGATGGGACAGGAGGCCCCGGCGCGTCCCGGTGGCCGGGGCCTCCTCGGCCTGGAGCACCGCCGCACCCGCCCCGTCGGCGAAGAGCACGGCCATGTCGCGCCCGATGTCGGTGTAGTCGAACATCGAGGAGAGCAGCTCGGCCCCCACCACGAGCACCCGGTCGAACATGCCGCCCCGGATGAACTGGTCGCCCATGGCGAGACCGTAGATGAACCCCGCGCAGCCCTGCTGCAGGTTGAAGACCGGCGTGGTCGTCAGCCCCAGCTTGCCCTGGAGCACGCAGCCCGTGTGGGGGTAGGCGAAGTCGGGAAGGGTGGAGGAGTCGATGATGCAGTCCAGATCCTCGGCCCTGAGCCCCGCGTGCTTGAGCGCCATGCGCGAGGCCTCCAGGGCCAGGTCCGAGACCATGAGCGTGGAATCGATGCTGCCGTCGAGCCCGTGGTCGCGCACGTCGCGCATGAAGGCGGTCTTGTCGGGGGCCTCCGCGAGCCGGAGCAGCATCCGGTAGGTGTCCGGAGACATCCGGCGCTCCCGGATGCCCGTGCGCTGGGTGATCCACTCGTCGCTGGTGTCCATGCACCGGGAGAGCAGCGCATTGTCCACGACGCACTCCGGCACCGCCATGCCCGTTGCGATGATCCGCGCGATCTTCATGCGGCTACTGCCCTCCAGCCACCGGCTGGGCCCGGGGCATCGGCGCGGGCCGCCGGCCCTCCTGGATGGTCGCGGCCAGTCCCGCCCCCACCAGGAGGAGCGCGCACGCCGATCCGAACGCGGCGCCGTAGCCCCCGGTCAGGTCGAAGAGGAAGCCCGCCAGCCAGGAGCCCAGCGCCGCACCCACCTGGTGAGAGAGAAAGATCAGCCCGAAGATGGAGCCCACGGAGAAGCGCCCGAAGATGTCCGCCGTCAACGCCGACGACATGGCGAGGCTCCCCGACAGGCCCAGTCCGCCGATGGCCGCCACGATCATGAGCGTCACCGGATCCTGAACGAGAAAGAGCAGGCTGAAGGCCCCGGCCCGGAGGAGATACACGGCGGCCAGGACTGGTTTCCGCCCGTAGCGATCCGAGATGACTCCCAGCGCCATGCCGCCGCCGATGCTCGTCAGGCCGAGGAAGCCGATGGCGGAGGAGGCCGTCATGGCGTGGAAGCCGTGGTCCGTCAGCATGGGCACGCCGTGGGCGGAGAGCAGGCTCATGGAGAAGCCGCAGTTGAAGAGCCCGCCCGCGAGCTGCCAGAAGGAGGGCACCTGGAGCGCGGCCGCCACCGTGGTCCGCTCGAGCGCCGGGATCACCCCCTCGACCGCCGGCTCGGGCACCAGGCCATCGGGGTGGAGACCCAGGTCGCTCGGGTCGTCGCGCAGGAGCCAGAGCGACAGCGGCAGCGTGACGACGACCGCCGCGACGCCCATGATCAGGTAGCTGGCGCGCCAGCCGAACGTGAGGATGCACCACATGACGATCGGCACGAGGAAGGACATGCCGGCCATCGAGGCGGCCGAGAGCACGCTCACCGCCGTCCCCCGCCGCTTGACGAACCAGCGCGCGAGGGTCGCCGAGGCGACGACGTGTCCGGTGGCCGCCAGCCCCAGCGCCACCAGCACGCCGTAGAACAGGACGAACTGCCAGTAGGAGGTCATCATCCCCGTGAGCGCGAGGGAGCCGCCCACCAGGACACCGCCCGCGGAGCAGACGAGGCGGGCGCCGAAGCGGTCCACCAGGCGGCCCACCACGGGCATGAAGGCGCCGTAGAGGAAGAGCGAGAGGGAGACGACGAGCGAGAAGGTCCCGCGGTCCACCCCGAGATCAGCGGCCACGGGCTTGAGGAAGGGGCCCACGGTGAAGCGGACGCCGGTGGAGAGGAAGGTGATGAGAGCGAAGGCCCCGGCGACCCACCAGCCGTAATAGATGTGCCCGGGGGCCGCCCGGTCATGGCGTGCCATCGTCACGTCACTATACGCCGCGTGCTATCATTCCGCCATGCCCCTGTGCGCCTTCCGCGCCGCAGCGCTCGTCGCGCTGCTGCTGGGAGGCTGTGCCGCGCTGGGCGACACGGCGGGGGCGCGCCAGCCCCGACCGCCGCTTCCCGTCGCCGAGGTCCTCCTCGTGGGCTTCTCCGGAACGCAGGTCCCAGGCAACGAGGAGCTGCGGTCGCTGGTCTGCGACGTGAAGGTCGGCGGCCTGATCCTCTTCGAGCGCGACGTGGCCACGCGCGCGCCGCGGAACATCGAGAGCCCCGAGCAGCTGGCCCGGCTCACGGGCGACCTGCAGGCGCTCGCCAGAAGCTGCGCCGGGCGGCCGCTCCTCATCGCAGCGGATGCCGAGGGCGGGCTCGTCATGCGCCTCTCGGCGCGGGTCGGCTACCTGGCCACTCCCTCGCATCAGGAGCTGGGGGAGAGCGGGGACGTGGCCCGGACCCAGCTCGAGGCGCGGCGGCTGGGCGCGAGGCTGAGGGACGCCGGGATCAACTGGAACCTGGCCCCGGTGGTGGATGTGGCGGTGAATCCCGCCAACCCGGCCGTGGTAACGCTGGGCCGCACCTTCGGCAGCGATCCCGAGCAGGTCACAGCGCAGGCCCGCGCCTACATCGCCGGCATGCACGAGGCGGGGATCCTCACGGCGCTCAAGCACTTCCCCGGGCACGGGTCGAGCCGCGTGGACTCCCACCTCGGCTTCACCGACGTGACGGACACGGCCGATCCGGACGTGGAGCTGGCGCCCTACCGGAGGCTCATCGAGGAGGGCCTCGCCGACAGTGTCATGCCGGGCCACGTCTTCAACCGCCGCCTGGACCCGTGGTACCCGGCCTCGCTGTCGCGCGCCACGGTCACTCGGCTCCTGCGCGGCCGGCTGGGCTACAAGGGCGTGGTGGTCTCCGACGACCTGCTCATGGCCGCCATCGCCCAGCAGTACGGCCTCGAGGAGTCGGCGCTCCTGGCACTCCGCGCCGGGGTGGACATCCTCCTGATCTCCCAGAACAGCGTCACGCACGAGCCCCGCGCGGCCGCGCGCGTGGTGGCCGCCATCGAGCGGGCGCTCGCCGAGTGGCGCCTCTCCGGCCGCGCGGTGCGTGCGGCCCTCAAGCGCGTGAGCGCGCTCCGCGCCCGCATCACCCCGTAACCTCCCCCGGCGCGTCAGGCCCCCTCGCCGGCGCGGAGCGCGCGCAGGAAGCGCTCCACCTCCGCCCGCTCGGGCAGCGAGTCCTGGGCCCCGCGCCGCGTGCAGGTCAGCGCCGCTGCGGCCCCCGCCAGCGGCACCGCCTCCTCCAGCGTGCCGCCCGCGGCCAGCCCCGTGGCCAGCGCCCCGGTGAAGGCGTCGCCGGCCGCCGTCGTGTCCACCACCGTGACCGGGAACGCGGGGAAGTGCACGGCCCGGTCGCGCTGGCAGACCAGCGCCCCGTCTCCGCCGAGCGTCACGATCACCGTGGCAGCGCCGCGTTCCAGGAGCCGCCGGCCGGCGCCACGCGCCGACTCGAGGTCCGTCACGGGCGCGCCGGCCAGGGCCGCGGCCTCCCCCTCGTTCGGGGTCAGGTAGGCGACCAGCCCGAGGAGATCGTCCGGCAGCGCGCACACCGGCGCCGGGTTGAGGATGGACCGCACGCCGTGGCGATGCGCCTCCGCGAGCGCCCAGCGGACCACGGACAGCGGCGTCTCGAGCTGGCAGACGACGACATCGGCCCACGGGATCGCCGAGGCGTGGGGCTCGAGCATCTCCACGGTCAGCCCGCGGTTGGCCCCCGGCGCCACGCCGATCTCATTGCGCCCCTCGGCGTCCACGAAGATCAGCGCGGTGCCGGTGGCCGCGCCGGCGAGCGCAACGAGACCGCTCGCGTCGATCCCGAGCGCCTCGAGCCGTGCGCGGATCTCCGCGCCGGCTGTGTCCTCGCCGACAGCCCCCAGCATCCGCACCTCGGCCCCGAGCTTGCGCGCGGCCACCGCCTGGTTCGCCCCCTTGCCCCCCAGATTGGTGAGGAGCGTCCCCCCCGACACGGTCTCGCCCGGCCGGGGCAGCCGCGGCAGCGCCAGGGCGTGGTCCACATTCGCCGAGCCGATCACACAGACGCGCGGCACAGCCGCTCCTGGAATACGAGAAGAGCACCGGCAGTCAGCGGGCGCGCCCCTTGGGCAGGTAGCGCACGTTGTCGAGCCCCTCGAAGTCGGCGTCCTGCGTCCACAGTAGCGCTTCGTGCTGACGCGCGACGGCCAGCACCACGCTGTCGGCCAGGGGCAGCTTGTGGGCCACACCGAGCCGGGCCGCTCTGATCGCGATACCGGAATCCATCGTCTGGACCTGTCCCTGCTGCATGAGCGCGACAGCCTGCAGCGCGGCCCCCTCCCCCTTCTGCTGCAGAACCCGCTTGAAGACCTCCAGCAGACAGATCGTCGGAACGACGAGTCGGGCCGAGTCCTCGATGGCGGGCGCGAAGAAGCCGGCGCCGGGGCCATTGGCGAAGTACTCGAGCCAGGCCGAGGAGTCGACGACGTTCACACCCGGTCTCTCTCGCGCGGCACGGTCGTGTCGATGCCCCGGAGGAATCCCCTCATCCTCCGGATGGGCCGGAGCGGGATCAGCTCGATGCGGTCCTCGTAGACGAGCGCCTGCACCTTCTGCCCCGGCACGAGCCCCAGGGACTTGCGGATGCCCCGGGGGATCACGACTTGGAACTTCGGCGATATCGTCACCGTGTCCATGACACCCTCCTCCGCTATCGATGCTGGAAACGTATGACGAGTCTACAACGATGAGCCGACCCGGGCAAGGTCCAGGCCGGACGCGGCAGGAGGGCGTGGCCCACATTCGCCGAGCCGATCACGCAGATGCGCGGCACAGCCGCTCCAGGAGCAACGCGAGAACGCGCGGCGCGTCCACCGCCAGGGCCACGCGGCAGTTGGTGGGCCGCCGGCTCCCCGGATGGATGGGCCGCCGATCGGCCAGGGAGAGGCCGCGGGTCACCCGTCCCTCGCACTCCACCTCGACATGCAGCGCCTCGAAGCCCACCAGCGAGGGGTCGAGGGCCACCGCCACGGCCAGGGGATCGTGCAAGACGATGCCGTCCTCCCCCCTCGCCGCCGCGAAGTCGAAGCCGTGGGCGGTGAAGTCCAGGAGGAAACGTCCGACGCGGGAGCGCGGCTGTGGCAGCCTCGCGTCGAGATCCGCGCGGCGGAGCGCCCCTTGCCGCGTGACGTCGAGCGGGACCACCTCGAGTGGCAAGCCCGCCTGGAACACGGCCGCGGCGGCCTCGGGATCCACGAAGAAGTTGAACTCGGCGCCGGGGGTCACATTGCCCGGCACGGCCACCGCGCCTCCCATGATCACCACCCGGGCAACCCCGGCCAGGCGCCGCCGGTCTCGCCGGAGGGCGAGCGCCAGGTTCGTGAGCGGACCGAGGGTCACGAGCTGCAGCCGGCCGCTGAAGCGTCCGGCCGTCTCGAGGATCAGATCGGCGCCGTCGAGCCCCTCGAGGCTGGCTCCCGGGGCCGGGTAGCGCGGCCCCCCGTCGGGCTCGAGGAGCCGCTGGATATTCCCCAGCCCGTCCTCCCCGTGGACGTGGCTGGCGGTGACGAGGGGACGCACGAGCGGAGCCGCCGCGCCGCGGGCGACCCGCGGCAGACGCGCCGGGCGCACGACCTCCAGTATCCTCAGGACGTTCGCCGTCGCCACCTCCACGGGGACATTGCCCGCCACCGTCGAGATGGCCTCGACGGACACCTCCGGCGAGGCCAGGGCCAGGAGAAGGGCCAGCGCGTCGTCGATGCCGGGATCGGTGTCGATGAGGAGGGGAACCGTCATTTGACAGGGGCGGCGGCAATCAATACGATGGGGCTGACCATTCAAGCCGGAAGGAGGGGCGGATGAACATCCGGATCACGTACTGCGGGGAGTGAAACTACCTTCCCCAGGCCTCCAGTTTGCAGGCCGCCATCAAGAACAGGTACGGCATCACCGCCGACCTCCGCGAGGGAGTGGGCGGTATCTTCACGGTCGAGATCGACGGGAAGATGGTGTACGACAACCAGGTGACCTACCGCTTCCCGACAGACGACGAGATCTTCGCTCACATCGACGCCCTCAAGACGTAGCGCGCTCCAGCGCTTCCCGGAACGCCGGGTGGGCGACGCGGATGAGCGCGGCCGCCCGCTCGGCGTCGCTCCTTCCTCTCAGCAGGGCCACGCCGTGCTCCGTCACCACGCAGTCGGCGAGGAAGCGCGGGGTCGTGACCCGTCCGGCTCGCCCCAGCCCTGCCACGATCCGGGACACGCTCCCGCGCTTCCCCGTGGACGGCAGCGCGATGACGGACCGCCCGCCCGCAGCCCGCGCGGCGCCCAGCACGAAGTCGAACTGCCCGCCGATGCCCGCGACCTGCCGGCCCTCCACGCTCTCGGCATTGACCTGGCCCAGCAGATCCACCTCGAGCGCCGAGTTGATGGAGACGAAGTCGCCCAGCGTGCCGATGACCTGGGGATCGTGGACCAGGTCCGAAGGCTCCATGTTCAGCGCGCGGTTCTCGTGGGCCCAGGCGAAGAGCCGGGCGGTGCCCATGATCTCGCAGACGTCCATGCGCCCCGGGTGCAGCCGCTTGCGCGTGTTGGTGATGACCCCGGCCTCCAGGAGCGGCAGCATGTGGTCCACGAGGAGCGAGTGGACGCCGAGGTCGCGCTTGCCCCCCAACGCCTCCATGATGGCCTGCGGGATGGAGCCGATGCCCGCCTGCAGCGTGGCGCCGTCGGGCACCAGATCGGCCACGTGGGCGGCGATCCTTCGCTCCACCTCGCCCACGGGAGCGGGCGGGTACTCGCTCAGCGCATGGTCGGCCTCGGCCCAGCAGTCGATCTGCCGGCGGTGCAGGAAGGCGTTGCCCAGCGTGCGCGGCATGCGCGGGTTGACCTGGGCGATCACGAGCGGCGCCCGGCGGGCGGCCGGCAGCACGTAGCTGACCGAGACGCC
Proteins encoded in this region:
- a CDS encoding nucleoside hydrolase, whose protein sequence is MTVPLLIDTDPGIDDALALLLALASPEVSVEAISTVAGNVPVEVATANVLRILEVVRPARLPRVARGAAAPLVRPLVTASHVHGEDGLGNIQRLLEPDGGPRYPAPGASLEGLDGADLILETAGRFSGRLQLVTLGPLTNLALALRRDRRRLAGVARVVIMGGAVAVPGNVTPGAEFNFFVDPEAAAAVFQAGLPLEVVPLDVTRQGALRRADLDARLPQPRSRVGRFLLDFTAHGFDFAAARGEDGIVLHDPLAVAVALDPSLVGFEALHVEVECEGRVTRGLSLADRRPIHPGSRRPTNCRVALAVDAPRVLALLLERLCRASA
- a CDS encoding AbrB/MazE/SpoVT family DNA-binding domain-containing protein, with product MDTVTISPKFQVVIPRGIRKSLGLVPGQKVQALVYEDRIELIPLRPIRRMRGFLRGIDTTVPRERDRV
- a CDS encoding glycoside hydrolase family 3; translation: MPLCAFRAAALVALLLGGCAALGDTAGARQPRPPLPVAEVLLVGFSGTQVPGNEELRSLVCDVKVGGLILFERDVATRAPRNIESPEQLARLTGDLQALARSCAGRPLLIAADAEGGLVMRLSARVGYLATPSHQELGESGDVARTQLEARRLGARLRDAGINWNLAPVVDVAVNPANPAVVTLGRTFGSDPEQVTAQARAYIAGMHEAGILTALKHFPGHGSSRVDSHLGFTDVTDTADPDVELAPYRRLIEEGLADSVMPGHVFNRRLDPWYPASLSRATVTRLLRGRLGYKGVVVSDDLLMAAIAQQYGLEESALLALRAGVDILLISQNSVTHEPRAAARVVAAIERALAEWRLSGRAVRAALKRVSALRARITP
- the rbsK gene encoding ribokinase is translated as MPGAAVPRVCVIGSANVDHALALPRLPRPGETVSGGTLLTNLGGKGANQAVAARKLGAEVRMLGAVGEDTAGAEIRARLEALGIDASGLVALAGAATGTALIFVDAEGRNEIGVAPGANRGLTVEMLEPHASAIPWADVVVCQLETPLSVVRWALAEAHRHGVRSILNPAPVCALPDDLLGLVAYLTPNEGEAAALAGAPVTDLESARGAGRRLLERGAATVIVTLGGDGALVCQRDRAVHFPAFPVTVVDTTAAGDAFTGALATGLAAGGTLEEAVPLAGAAAALTCTRRGAQDSLPERAEVERFLRALRAGEGA
- a CDS encoding MFS transporter, which produces MARHDRAAPGHIYYGWWVAGAFALITFLSTGVRFTVGPFLKPVAADLGVDRGTFSLVVSLSLFLYGAFMPVVGRLVDRFGARLVCSAGGVLVGGSLALTGMMTSYWQFVLFYGVLVALGLAATGHVVASATLARWFVKRRGTAVSVLSAASMAGMSFLVPIVMWCILTFGWRASYLIMGVAAVVVTLPLSLWLLRDDPSDLGLHPDGLVPEPAVEGVIPALERTTVAAALQVPSFWQLAGGLFNCGFSMSLLSAHGVPMLTDHGFHAMTASSAIGFLGLTSIGGGMALGVISDRYGRKPVLAAVYLLRAGAFSLLFLVQDPVTLMIVAAIGGLGLSGSLAMSSALTADIFGRFSVGSIFGLIFLSHQVGAALGSWLAGFLFDLTGGYGAAFGSACALLLVGAGLAATIQEGRRPAPMPRAQPVAGGQ
- a CDS encoding acetyl-CoA hydrolase/transferase family protein, coding for MPRAFEKATLADAVGRLRPGMKVLLPPGCGDPTALLGEIMAQADRLAPLTLMGGLRVDDCPFAAPAYAGKLRFATWQMSPRLSAAEARGNVDFVGIRYLDTVSVFAAGGAWAPDAVLVHASPPDRAGYLSLGVSVSYVLPAARRAPLVIAQVNPRMPRTLGNAFLHRRQIDCWAEADHALSEYPPAPVGEVERRIAAHVADLVPDGATLQAGIGSIPQAIMEALGGKRDLGVHSLLVDHMLPLLEAGVITNTRKRLHPGRMDVCEIMGTARLFAWAHENRALNMEPSDLVHDPQVIGTLGDFVSINSALEVDLLGQVNAESVEGRQVAGIGGQFDFVLGAARAAGGRSVIALPSTGKRGSVSRIVAGLGRAGRVTTPRFLADCVVTEHGVALLRGRSDAERAAALIRVAHPAFREALERATS
- a CDS encoding type II toxin-antitoxin system VapC family toxin yields the protein MNVVDSSAWLEYFANGPGAGFFAPAIEDSARLVVPTICLLEVFKRVLQQKGEGAALQAVALMQQGQVQTMDSGIAIRAARLGVAHKLPLADSVVLAVARQHEALLWTQDADFEGLDNVRYLPKGRAR